Sequence from the Spirochaeta lutea genome:
TCCAAGTCTTCCGGGCATCCCCTTCAACCAGGTGAAAATGTTCCTCCTGGGAAAATTCTTCGGATAGAACCCTTGAAAATCCGAAATCAAGCTCGAAGGCGGTAACATGAAAGCCCCGCTGGAGGATGAGTTGGGTGATCGCACCCAGTCCCGGACCAATTTCCCAGACTTTTGAATCCAGGGGTGTATCAAGGAGATCCACAATCCTCTGCCTCGCTCCGGGATCTACCATGAAGTTTTGACCGAATCGCTTTTTCATGGACAGTCCCCGCTCTTGGATGAATTGTGAAAGCTCCCGGGGTGAGTTGTATGGAATCATATTGGTGGCGAGGGTACCAGGATTGTCTATTCCAGAGCAAGAGGGTACAACCCAGCCACATAACCCCGACAATAACTCTTAGCGGCCAGCCTTCAAGGTTCACCGGGGGTATGAGCCGCCCTCGGAGCAGAACAGTCTCTGTAACTTCCTCCAACCTCGAAAACAGAACCATAAACCAGGACGGCATGGGTAAGGCCCAGGCTGTCAGGAGTACCAATAGACCCCCATAAATCCATACCCCCAAGAGGATACCGAGAATCGGAGACAAGATAATTCCGTTCAGAGAGATTTCACCCCCGACAGCCAGAAAAAAGGGGATGGTCCACCACACCGCGCTCAACCCGGGGGCGAGATATCCTGCCAGATGCCGTCCGGAAATCCTCACCAATAACCTGGATGCCACGGCTTGGGACTTGATGATTCCCCAGAGTGCCAGGAACGAAAGGTAGAACCCCCAATCCAGGAGGAACCATGGGTTCAAGACGAGGAGCACCCCCATGGAAATAAAAAATACCCCGTCCCCGGGGATGGGAATGCGGAGAAAAAACCATAATTCAGTCAGCACGAACATCAGCCCAGCTCGGAACAACCCCGGGCCCGGCAATGCGATAAAACAAAATCCACCCACCAGGATCATCATGCACAGGGATATCAACCGGCTGCAGAATAGACTCCGCTGTGCGAAACCCCTGCCAAGCCGCAGCAGCAGGGAAGATAATAAACCGAGATGGAATCCCGAGAGGGCTAATACGTGGAGCACGCCGGCCTGGCGGAACAGAAGTTCAAGCTCCGGATGCACCCGGGTCCGGTCTCCGAGGAGGACCGCAGCCAAAAAATCCTGAGCCCTGAGCCGAGAAACACCAGCCTCAGGGGTATCAGCTCCAGAAAAACTGCGTCGGATCAGAGAGCTGCAGGCCATCCGGATCCGCATAAAAATCGACCCGCCCTTTGCAGGCGAGGTTATCCGGGATTCTTGCTTCCGGGCGGTGATCTCCCCGACCCAGGGGGTTGCAGCCCAAAGCCGCACCCCTTGAGGGTTTTCCACGGAGGTGACTACTGCTAGTCGGTAGGTTCCGTATTGCATCACCCTTCCCCCCAGGACTACCCCGCTGTCGTACCGTGAAATCTCTTCAAGAACTGCAGGAGGACAGGCCGAACGTTGACTCCAGAGGGTAAGAAACGGTATTTGGCTGAGTAGCGGACCAAGGAGGGCAACCATTAGTAGCACGGTTACCATACCCCGACGGAATCGGGGCAACCGAGTCCAGGACAGTACCCTGCACCGGGCAGGGATATAAACAAGGGATAGAAGGATCAGTACAAGGACGGAAAAGCAGATCAGCAGGATTATCGGTGCCTGGAAGCCCAGAATGGTTACCAGGGAAGAACATAGACAAATCCCCGCCCAGAATTGTAAGAATCCCAGATTATAAACCCCGGGCAGGGCTAACCGGGGCACTCCCGGGGAAACCAGATAGACCACGGCACCTCCCATCGAACCAAGGCACCGTGGCAGACAGACCCGGCGGAGGAGAATACAGGGATAGCAGGGTCGAGAGACCCCTTAATACTAACCTGTTCTCTTCCAGGGATTGGGTGGATCAGCGGGTAACGGCCCTGATAGCCTCCCTGGCTGCGGCCTTCACGGTACTCGGATAGTTCAATATAGTAACCATGAATAATGCGTTGTATGCTTCAACTCGACCGAGATTTTTCAGGTTTTCTATCACCGCCAGAACAATTTGCCGATCATAGGGCCTGTCCTGCTCGGTGTAGGTGTTGATAAGCTCAAGAAATGCAGTGAGCCGGTTTGCTGCCGCCGGTTGCCCGGTTTTACCCAGAGCTGCTATGGCTTCGAGCACCACCGATTTATTTCCATATCCCCGGTCGAAGGCCACGATAGAGGTATTAAAGTGATTGATTAGCTCGGGAGTAATTTCAGGGATGGGATTTGCAGCCAGCACCCGTACGGCCTGCTGCCGCAAGAACTCCCGGGTTGCCCGCAGACCCTGGTTTGAAGTTTGAACTCCCAATACATTCGAGAGCACAAACCCCGCAAATCGGGTTTTTTGGTCTTGGGTGGGAATTTCAGAATCCATGAACACGTCATAAATGTCTTGTTTTGATTCATCTGCTGCCCGGGCGAAGGCGCGGGAAAATAATTCCACTAAATCGGTTTCCATTTGTGCCAGCCCCTGAAAGGCTCGGGTTGAGATATCTCCTTCAAGACGGGCCGTGATAACCTGAACAAGAATGTCTCCGGCAGCGTCGGACCCAAGAGCAGAAAGGGTTTGCACCAAGGCACTTGCCAGCTGTAAATCAATCTCGGTTCCACCGATGCGGGTATTAACCATGGTTTGCAGCCGCGAAACCATCCGCAGTACAACCTCCTGGCTGACTGACTCGAAACTTGATAGAGCATCTAGAATAGACAACCCGAGGCTGGTATTGCTACTCAAGGTATACAGGGTCCAAAGTCTCGGGGCTACTTGGGCATTTCCAGCCTCTTCAAGCCGAGATACTACGATGGAAGCAATCCGCTGTAACTGGGTATCTTGCCCTAGGGTTTCGCCGTTACTGATCACGAACTCCAACGCTTTGGTATACAGGGGGAAGACCTGTTCAACCGGATCGTCCTGAGCGGTTTGCAGGATCTGTATCTTTCCATCGGAATTCACCTGGTCAAATCCTTCCAGGTAGGCATTTAATTGCAATTCCTCAGGCGAGGACGGGGTTTGTTGGGTCGTGTCTCCTGGTGCTTCTTCCTGAGAAAATCCTTGGATGCCAAGGCAAAGCAGCACAGCTAGCAGGAACGCGAGTGACTTTTTACGTATCATTAATACTCCTCCACGATTCGGGGTCATGCCTAAAGTATACAGAGAATCGCCCGGCACACAAGTGCTTTCTGCCCAGAGGTCCTAGGCCTGGGGCGCAGATGTTTGGGCTGAGGCGTTACCCTTGGCTCCAGCATTAGAATCCCCTTGCCCAAGAATTCCGTACACATAGATTAGTATACGGTTCTTCATGGCCTGGCTTGGAGAGACCGCTTCGATGTGGAGTATTGAGAGATTTTGAGTTTCCTTGTAGGTCACACCCTTTACGGTACCGCACATAACAATATCCTGGCCGCCCAGGGTCGTTTGAAGCTTCACCACCATACCGGCCTTGGCGCGACCGCCCACCATGACACCGGCGCCGCTTTCAGAGATATCCACCATCTTGCATCGGTAGCCCCCCGAGGTGACCGGGGATTCATTTGCAGCTCCCAGGGACTTGAGGGGGTAGAGGCTGCCTGACTGCTGGAGACCTACACGGATGCTCCCCCGTTTCTGGGCGCGGATGAGGTTTTCTGAATGGAGAATGTGGAGGATGGGATACTGACGGTCGCTGTAGTCACCCAGAACCTTGGTTTCAAAATAATACCCTGCGTCATCCTTCCGCCAGAAATAGATTTTCACGCTTTGACCGCGCCAACTAAAGAGAGGATCATGGCGTTTACCCGTGGGATAAGAAATGGCGATATATTTCCTGATATTTTCCACTACCTTGGAGCTGTATATGCCCGACCCCGGCAGGGCAATTTTTAGCTGTTGGCCAGCGGGGATGCTCCGGGTACTGGAGAGCCCCAGGCGGTATTTAGGGAGATTAAACTCCACCCGCTTTCTAAACTCAAATAGCTTTCCTATGAATTCCACCGATTCCGGGGTATCTGCCCTGCCCCGGCGTTGATAATCCAGGATAGTTCCCCGGATACAGCGGTCCAGTGCCTTTTCCGACCAGAACAGGGATGTTGGGTTGGGCAGCTTATTATGCACTGCGATGACCCGGAGAAGGTTTAGCTCCCTGAATGAGAACCCCGACTCTGCGCCCTTCACATAAAAGCTCAGCCAGGGAAAGCCAAACCCGCCGCCGCGGATGACTACCAATGAGAACAATAGGATGACTGATCCGAGGATGATAAGTACAATGGTCATTAGGTATTGATTATAAAGAGGTGTTCTTTGCTCTGTAAAGACTTATTCCTGGTGGTGTTATTATTTTTATCGTCAATTCTGCCACTAAGCCCAATTTCAGGTGCAATCGTCAAGGGTTCCATTTCTGTGATCCTCCTGTACACCTTGGTGCGGGGTGATGCCAAAGGATCCTTCCGAGGGGTGGTTAGATTTGGGGTGCCGAAGCGCCTCCGGAGTCCCCTCGGCCGTATCAGCTACCATGGATTCATATATGGTATTGTGCCGGGGATCCTGAGCGGACTGTTGCTCCTGCTTTGGCTGGGGTTAGCCAAAACGGGCCTGCCAACCTCCTGGCAGGGAGAGCAGACCAGCGGTATTGCCGGGGGCTTTACAAGGTTCCCAGGCTTTTCCCAGCCTCTGTATGTGCTGGTGGTGGCATTGGCAGCCTTGTGGGAGGAGTTGTTTTTTCGCGGATACCTGTTTTTTCGAATCTTTCAGGGATTTCACGGGCAGATTTCAGGTACTCCAGGATCGCTACAGCCCGCTCCCCCATCCCGGGATGGGCGGGACACCGAGGTATTGTCAACGAGAAGCCAGGTACCGAGGCATGGGGCAGCCCGTTCGCGGGGGCGAGTACGAATCACTGCGTTTCATTCTATGCGCTCCCCGGGTACACCCAGTTCATGGGGGCGAGTACGAATTACTGCGCTCAGCGGCCTGGTTACCGCAGGGCTTTTCGCCGTCGGACACTGGTATGGCGGACCAGCAGGACTGCTATTCGCTTTTATTAGTGGGATACTCTTGAGTCTTCCAGTGATAATGTATGGTATTCCGCGGGGAGTCGTCCTCTCCGCAGCCGCTCACCTGGTATACAATGTGACGGTGCTGATCCTGGCCGGGAATTAGCATTCCTGAGTTGGCAAGAGGTTACCCCCTTCCCCTCTTCCCCATTACCACGGGGCCGGACCCCAGACAGCCCAGCCGTATCCGGTGTGGTTTGCAAGCCATTCCACGAGAAATCCTTGTAACCCGTGATGCTGTATAAAGCCGCATAAATTTATTACACTTTTTATCATGTTTTACATCGTATTGGATTAACATATAGCTTTTTTTGTATATACTATTTCCTGTGAGGTTCATTCAAACGCCGTTTTGCATGGACCATGCGCCGGATCAACAAGCGAGAATCATTTCTTCGAGATGATTTACTCTTTTCCCATTATCGCGCATGCCAATTGGAAATGACTTTTGCAATTGGCTCTTAGGTTTAAATCTTTAGTGTTAGGAGATTGTAATGGTAGATACTAGGTGTAATAATGCCTCACTATGTATACCCGGATTCCAACGCCCCCAGAAAAACCTCAGGGGCAACACAATAACCAAAGGGATTCTGACCGGTTTATTAGCGGTGTTCCTTCTATCCATGGGAACCGGCACCGTTGCGGCTCAAGACAATCCCCTACCCGAGGAGGTACGCAAGGCTATCGAGGGTTTGGCAATGATTCCCTTCGATGAATATATCGAGTCTGTTCATTTTGAGCTGCCCGATCTTGCTGATGGTATGATTTCCCTGGAAGATTTCCGAGGCAGCTTCGTTCTGTTAAATTTCTGGGCCTCCTGGTGCGGTCCGTGCCGAGCCGAGATGCCCTCCATGCAGGCCCTCTATGATGACCTTCAGGGGGACGGCCTGGAAATTCTCGCTGTTAATCAACGAGAGTCCCAGAGTATCGCTCAGGATTTTATCTCTGAGTTTGGCTACAGTTTTCCAGTGGCCCTGGATGCAAATGGCGTCATTGGGTACCAATACGGTGTACGAAGCATTCCCCTAACCTACCTGGTCGATCCTGAGGGTAGGATTATCGCCGGGAAAATAGGCGCCCAAGATTGGAATACCCCCGCTATCCGAAGTGCTTTTTCTACACTGCTGAATTAGCGGTAAGCGCCTGGAGACGATTATGGAACTAAACCTACTCAATGTGCTTCTTGTGGGGGGCGCCGGAACACTGTCATTTTTAAGTCCCTGTGTACTTCCCCTTGTCCCCTCCTATTTGAGCTTTATTAGTGCCGGAGCCCAGTCCCGGCGTGAGAATGCTAAGGAGGATGGTACCCCGGCTTGGATCACTCTCGGACGTACCCTGTTCTTCGTTGCCGGATTTAGCACCGTCTTTGTAATTCTGGGGATCGTATTCAGCGGGGCTGGGTTCTTTCTGAGTGGGATTCAGCGCCAAATTTCAGTGATCAGCGGAGTTATTATTGTCTTGTTTGGGATCCATACCATTTTTCCGATAATCCCCGCACTTAATTTCGAAAAACGTTTCCATCTGTCACAAAGACCGGTATCTATGGTGGGCTCCTTTGTTGTCGGAACAGCCTTCGGTGCCGGGTGGAGTCCTTGTATTGGTCCGATGTTGGCCAGTGTATTATTTCTGGCTGGAAGTTCGGCTCAGATCGTACCCGCCACTATTTTTTTAACGGTGTATAGTCTCGGTCTTGGGATTCCGTTTGTGTTGTCTGGGATTTTTCTAAACCGTTTGAAACCTTTTTTGGCCATCATGCGTCGGCATCCCAGGACAATCTCTTTGATAAGCGGCAGTATATTAATCCTATTAGGGTTACTGATAAGTCTAGGCCAATTCCAAGGCCTGAGCCAATTCTTCGGAAACCTTGGGTTTAGGGTAGAATCCTGGGGACGGCAAAACCCGTTACAGGCACGGATCATCTTTACGGCCATCATGGGACTACTCAGTATCATCAGCATTATTCCCGGTGCTGCGGGTATCAGAAAAAATGGAATCACCCTCAAATCCGGCATGAGTCTGATAATCTT
This genomic interval carries:
- a CDS encoding cytochrome c biogenesis CcdA family protein translates to MELNLLNVLLVGGAGTLSFLSPCVLPLVPSYLSFISAGAQSRRENAKEDGTPAWITLGRTLFFVAGFSTVFVILGIVFSGAGFFLSGIQRQISVISGVIIVLFGIHTIFPIIPALNFEKRFHLSQRPVSMVGSFVVGTAFGAGWSPCIGPMLASVLFLAGSSAQIVPATIFLTVYSLGLGIPFVLSGIFLNRLKPFLAIMRRHPRTISLISGSILILLGLLISLGQFQGLSQFFGNLGFRVESWGRQNPLQARIIFTAIMGLLSIISIIPGAAGIRKNGITLKSGMSLIIFAATVTLGILNATQAISLSDVLASWLSFQGI
- a CDS encoding flagellar brake protein, translated to MTIVLIILGSVILLFSLVVIRGGGFGFPWLSFYVKGAESGFSFRELNLLRVIAVHNKLPNPTSLFWSEKALDRCIRGTILDYQRRGRADTPESVEFIGKLFEFRKRVEFNLPKYRLGLSSTRSIPAGQQLKIALPGSGIYSSKVVENIRKYIAISYPTGKRHDPLFSWRGQSVKIYFWRKDDAGYYFETKVLGDYSDRQYPILHILHSENLIRAQKRGSIRVGLQQSGSLYPLKSLGAANESPVTSGGYRCKMVDISESGAGVMVGGRAKAGMVVKLQTTLGGQDIVMCGTVKGVTYKETQNLSILHIEAVSPSQAMKNRILIYVYGILGQGDSNAGAKGNASAQTSAPQA
- a CDS encoding TlpA disulfide reductase family protein, which encodes MVDTRCNNASLCIPGFQRPQKNLRGNTITKGILTGLLAVFLLSMGTGTVAAQDNPLPEEVRKAIEGLAMIPFDEYIESVHFELPDLADGMISLEDFRGSFVLLNFWASWCGPCRAEMPSMQALYDDLQGDGLEILAVNQRESQSIAQDFISEFGYSFPVALDANGVIGYQYGVRSIPLTYLVDPEGRIIAGKIGAQDWNTPAIRSAFSTLLN
- a CDS encoding HEAT repeat domain-containing protein; translated protein: MIRKKSLAFLLAVLLCLGIQGFSQEEAPGDTTQQTPSSPEELQLNAYLEGFDQVNSDGKIQILQTAQDDPVEQVFPLYTKALEFVISNGETLGQDTQLQRIASIVVSRLEEAGNAQVAPRLWTLYTLSSNTSLGLSILDALSSFESVSQEVVLRMVSRLQTMVNTRIGGTEIDLQLASALVQTLSALGSDAAGDILVQVITARLEGDISTRAFQGLAQMETDLVELFSRAFARAADESKQDIYDVFMDSEIPTQDQKTRFAGFVLSNVLGVQTSNQGLRATREFLRQQAVRVLAANPIPEITPELINHFNTSIVAFDRGYGNKSVVLEAIAALGKTGQPAAANRLTAFLELINTYTEQDRPYDRQIVLAVIENLKNLGRVEAYNALFMVTILNYPSTVKAAAREAIRAVTR
- a CDS encoding CPBP family intramembrane glutamic endopeptidase; protein product: MVALAALWEELFFRGYLFFRIFQGFHGQISGTPGSLQPAPPSRDGRDTEVLSTRSQVPRHGAARSRGRVRITAFHSMRSPGTPSSWGRVRITALSGLVTAGLFAVGHWYGGPAGLLFAFISGILLSLPVIMYGIPRGVVLSAAAHLVYNVTVLILAGN
- a CDS encoding ComEC/Rec2 family competence protein, which produces MVYLVSPGVPRLALPGVYNLGFLQFWAGICLCSSLVTILGFQAPIILLICFSVLVLILLSLVYIPARCRVLSWTRLPRFRRGMVTVLLMVALLGPLLSQIPFLTLWSQRSACPPAVLEEISRYDSGVVLGGRVMQYGTYRLAVVTSVENPQGVRLWAATPWVGEITARKQESRITSPAKGGSIFMRIRMACSSLIRRSFSGADTPEAGVSRLRAQDFLAAVLLGDRTRVHPELELLFRQAGVLHVLALSGFHLGLLSSLLLRLGRGFAQRSLFCSRLISLCMMILVGGFCFIALPGPGLFRAGLMFVLTELWFFLRIPIPGDGVFFISMGVLLVLNPWFLLDWGFYLSFLALWGIIKSQAVASRLLVRISGRHLAGYLAPGLSAVWWTIPFFLAVGGEISLNGIILSPILGILLGVWIYGGLLVLLTAWALPMPSWFMVLFSRLEEVTETVLLRGRLIPPVNLEGWPLRVIVGVMWLGCTLLLWNRQSWYPRHQYDSIQLTPGAFTIHPRAGTVHEKAIRSKLHGRSRSEAEDCGSP